A portion of the Sabethes cyaneus chromosome 3, idSabCyanKW18_F2, whole genome shotgun sequence genome contains these proteins:
- the LOC128742739 gene encoding WD repeat domain phosphoinositide-interacting protein 2-like isoform X1: MSDTNQKCFGKTGGFSIKFNQDYTSLSVVSKQGYRLFSLSSVDRVDEIFCSHDEDTRIAERLFSSSLVAVVTASEPHKLKVCHFKKGTEICNYSYPSDILSVKLNRSRLVVCLVDSIYIHNIRDMRLLHSIKNMSNNPAGLCTLSLSSHLAYPISTTAGELQIFDAGNLTSRLKVKAHDSPLSAMNFSFNGTLLATASEKGTVIRVFCVKNGQKVHEFRRGLKRHVSIGSLNFSICASYVVASSNTETVHIFRIDPKSIEQAERRNCIDNGSTTSNNNEGETDGGDGDKSEDASNIGWGMSFITKAVTAYFPTNVVTDVFSQDRAYATVQLAEAGLRYECVIAKVEKETRLLLACEDGFLYMYDFDDSKGGECKLIRAHDLRLPLHDITEVDIGGNENDTSVLNVKLTASMMPAPGTYAGVLKGRPGDKMSDSDRCRDLCEAVEYPIKSTIPLFDEIQFPPVTPITVE; encoded by the exons ATCACTTTCTGTCGTATCCAAGCAGGGATACCGGTTGTTTTCGCTTTCATCCGTTGATCGTGTCGACGAAATTTTCTGTAGCCATGACGAGGACACAAGGATCGCTGAGAGACTGTTCAGCAGCAGCCTGGTCGCGGTCGTTACCGCAAGTGAGCCGCACAAACTTAAG GTGTGTCACTTTAAGAAAGGGACGGAGATCTGCAACTACAGCTACCCGTCGGATATCCTGTCGGTGAAATTGAACCGATCCAGGCTGGTTGTATGCCTAGTGGACAGTATTTATATTCATAATATCCGTGATATGAGACTgctacattccatcaagaaCATGTCGAACAATCCGGCCGGTTTGTGTACGCTGTCGCTCTCGTCGCATCTGGCGTACCCGATCTCCACAACGGCCGGCGAGTTGCAAATCTTCGATGCCGGGAATTTGACCTCTCGGTTGAAGGTTAAGGCTCATGATTCTCCACTGTCGGCAATGAACTTCTCCTTCAACGGGACGCTGCTGGCAACGGCCTCGGAAAAAGGAACCGTAATTCGCGTGTTCTGCGTGAAGAATGGCCAAAAGGTGCACGAATTCCGGCGTGGATTGAAGCGCCACGTCAGTATCGGATCGCTGAACTTCAGCATCTGTGCGAGCTACGTGGTCGCCAGTTCCAACACGGAAACCGTGCATATCTTCAGAATTGATCCGAAATCGATCGAACAGGCGGAACGCCGTAACTGCATCGACAACGGATCAACCACGAGCAATAATAACGAAGGTGAAACCGACGGTGGTGATGGCGACAAATCGGAAGATGCCTCAAACATTGGCTGGGGAATGAGTTTCATCACTAAAGCCGTCACGGCGTACTTCCCAACGAACGTGGTTACGGATGTATTCTCGCAGGATCGAGCTTACGCAACGGTACAGCTGGCCGAAGCAGGACTTCGCTACGAATGCGTAATCGCCAAGGTGGAGAAGGAAACGCGTCTGCTGTTGGCATGTGAGGATGGGTTCCTCTACATGTACGATTTCGACGACTCGAAGGGTGGCGAATGTAAGCTGATCCGGGCGCACGATCTACGCTTGCCGCTGCATGACATCACCG AAGTTGACATCGGTGGAAACGAAAACGACACCTCGGTGCTGAACGTGAAGCTGACGGCATCGATGATGCCCGCTCCGGGTACATACGCCGGGGTCCTTAAAGGACGCCCCGGAGACAAGATGTCCG ACTCGGACCGCTGCCGGGATTTGTGCGAAGCCGTCGAGTATCCGATTAAAAGCACGATTCCGCTGTTCGACGAAATTCAGTTCCCACCCGTAACCCCAATCACCGTCGAATGA
- the LOC128742739 gene encoding WD repeat domain phosphoinositide-interacting protein 2-like isoform X2, with product MSDTNQKCFGKTGGFSIKFNQDYTSLSVVSKQGYRLFSLSSVDRVDEIFCSHDEDTRIAERLFSSSLVAVVTASEPHKLKVCHFKKGTEICNYSYPSDILSVKLNRSRLVVCLVDSIYIHNIRDMRLLHSIKNMSNNPAGLCTLSLSSHLAYPISTTAGELQIFDAGNLTSRLKVKAHDSPLSAMNFSFNGTLLATASEKGTVIRVFCVKNGQKVHEFRRGLKRHVSIGSLNFSICASYVVASSNTETVHIFRIDPKSIEQAERRNCIDNGSTTSNNNEGETDGGDGDKSEDASNIGWGMSFITKAVTAYFPTNVVTDVFSQDRAYATVQLAEAGLRYECVIAKVEKETRLLLACEDGFLYMYDFDDSKGGECKLIRAHDLRLPLHDITEVDIGGNENDTSVLNVKLTASMMPAPGTYAGVLKGRPGDKMSADSDRCRDLCEAVEYPIKSTIPLFDEIQFPPVTPITVE from the exons ATCACTTTCTGTCGTATCCAAGCAGGGATACCGGTTGTTTTCGCTTTCATCCGTTGATCGTGTCGACGAAATTTTCTGTAGCCATGACGAGGACACAAGGATCGCTGAGAGACTGTTCAGCAGCAGCCTGGTCGCGGTCGTTACCGCAAGTGAGCCGCACAAACTTAAG GTGTGTCACTTTAAGAAAGGGACGGAGATCTGCAACTACAGCTACCCGTCGGATATCCTGTCGGTGAAATTGAACCGATCCAGGCTGGTTGTATGCCTAGTGGACAGTATTTATATTCATAATATCCGTGATATGAGACTgctacattccatcaagaaCATGTCGAACAATCCGGCCGGTTTGTGTACGCTGTCGCTCTCGTCGCATCTGGCGTACCCGATCTCCACAACGGCCGGCGAGTTGCAAATCTTCGATGCCGGGAATTTGACCTCTCGGTTGAAGGTTAAGGCTCATGATTCTCCACTGTCGGCAATGAACTTCTCCTTCAACGGGACGCTGCTGGCAACGGCCTCGGAAAAAGGAACCGTAATTCGCGTGTTCTGCGTGAAGAATGGCCAAAAGGTGCACGAATTCCGGCGTGGATTGAAGCGCCACGTCAGTATCGGATCGCTGAACTTCAGCATCTGTGCGAGCTACGTGGTCGCCAGTTCCAACACGGAAACCGTGCATATCTTCAGAATTGATCCGAAATCGATCGAACAGGCGGAACGCCGTAACTGCATCGACAACGGATCAACCACGAGCAATAATAACGAAGGTGAAACCGACGGTGGTGATGGCGACAAATCGGAAGATGCCTCAAACATTGGCTGGGGAATGAGTTTCATCACTAAAGCCGTCACGGCGTACTTCCCAACGAACGTGGTTACGGATGTATTCTCGCAGGATCGAGCTTACGCAACGGTACAGCTGGCCGAAGCAGGACTTCGCTACGAATGCGTAATCGCCAAGGTGGAGAAGGAAACGCGTCTGCTGTTGGCATGTGAGGATGGGTTCCTCTACATGTACGATTTCGACGACTCGAAGGGTGGCGAATGTAAGCTGATCCGGGCGCACGATCTACGCTTGCCGCTGCATGACATCACCG AAGTTGACATCGGTGGAAACGAAAACGACACCTCGGTGCTGAACGTGAAGCTGACGGCATCGATGATGCCCGCTCCGGGTACATACGCCGGGGTCCTTAAAGGACGCCCCGGAGACAAGATGTCCG CAGACTCGGACCGCTGCCGGGATTTGTGCGAAGCCGTCGAGTATCCGATTAAAAGCACGATTCCGCTGTTCGACGAAATTCAGTTCCCACCCGTAACCCCAATCACCGTCGAATGA